One genomic segment of Anguilla anguilla isolate fAngAng1 chromosome 2, fAngAng1.pri, whole genome shotgun sequence includes these proteins:
- the LOC118220840 gene encoding receptor activity-modifying protein 1-like gives MPAYLLHLKTSQCPLHSEESSHYKMTTLLPFVLFPVLLWGGALQINGTKEDDESFQEQEKFLGSHCNENLLELYSTDCRLLFQEDMLDTNKELWCDWQSVIRPYDKLTVCLEYITGKLDCFYPNHIVEKVFLQAHSFYFQYCRDQEDGFNDPPHYVSVSLTLVPVCLIPILVSLVVWKSKVKE, from the exons ATGCCTGCTTATTTACTCCATCTGAAGACTTCTCAGTGCCCTCTGCACTCTGAGGAGAGCTCTCATTACAAAATGACCACCCTGCTACCCTTTGTTCTCTTTCCAGTGCTGCTCTGGG GTGGAGCTCTACAAATCAACGGAACCAAGGAAGATGATG AGTCCTTCCAGGAGCAAGAGAAATTCCTCGGTTCTCACTGCAATGAGAACCTTTTGGAACTGTACAGCACTGATTGCCGGCTCCTGTTCCAAGAGGACATGCTTGACACTAATAAGGAGCTCTGGTGTGACTGGCAGTCAGTCATAAG GCCATACGACAagctgactgtgtgtttggagtACATCACGGGCAAACTAGACTGCTTCTACCCAAATCACATTGTGGAAAAGGTCTTCCTACAGGCCCATTCCTTCTACTTCCAGTACTGCCGTGACCAGGAAGATGGCTTCAACGATCCCCCTCATTATGTGTCAGTTTCCCTCACCCTAGTGCCGGTTTGCCTCATTCCTATCCTTGTTTCCCTGGTGGTTTGGAAGAGCAAGGTAAAGGAATGA